A part of Vulcanisaeta moutnovskia 768-28 genomic DNA contains:
- a CDS encoding oligosaccharide flippase family protein, translated as MRESPVGGVIFGYLYTAVNYTFALIYVIVLTRYIPLTQYGYYNTLMAMIGMIGLFFPTLGVDAAIAREGAMMHSRGLDISDHYAALLAISLTISTLYAAALIIATPLYLASKIPSEYMGLTIIYAVYVITAGINGALSAYLWMTGRLVTQGIGSMLGSITFRSIEIALMLVMRNVYAIQLGMVTGQLATLIYYLSLVRHIPNPVRGISLIRRGLRGYVNLGIQNWLLGYLGSVGGYAITYIIYLFIGTNYVALYSLVTYMLGAVTALGGAVTNVFGSRVAHAIGSNASETHHLIRDYAVAAIAVSGILALGAALLAPLLPLIGIVHGNYIDAIPYGIALFGTAVLSSVVSIYTTYYWLLGRGWSALVISGIGIVTSVLSSLSLLAFDGGIGLYAVILSSYLGSMVSIIIYLAIDRGPSAAHLAVNTAIYLLLSVAVALSYILITSSWPLYQLIIFLLALLITYIVRPIPRSVLDQLPGFIRPLLAPFVS; from the coding sequence ATGAGGGAATCACCAGTTGGTGGTGTGATATTTGGATACCTATACACTGCGGTTAATTACACCTTTGCATTGATCTACGTCATCGTATTGACCAGGTACATACCCCTGACCCAGTATGGTTATTACAATACTTTAATGGCCATGATTGGCATGATTGGTTTGTTCTTCCCGACCCTCGGCGTTGATGCGGCTATAGCCAGGGAGGGCGCAATGATGCATTCCAGGGGTTTGGACATTAGTGATCACTACGCAGCCCTGCTCGCAATATCCCTAACAATATCGACACTCTACGCGGCAGCACTAATAATCGCCACGCCACTATACCTCGCCAGTAAAATACCCAGTGAGTATATGGGTCTTACCATTATTTATGCAGTTTATGTAATCACGGCAGGCATTAACGGCGCGTTATCAGCATACCTATGGATGACTGGCAGATTAGTAACACAGGGAATTGGCAGTATGCTGGGTAGCATAACATTTAGGAGTATTGAGATAGCGTTGATGCTTGTGATGAGGAATGTTTACGCAATACAGTTGGGTATGGTGACTGGTCAATTAGCCACATTGATTTACTACCTGTCCCTGGTTAGGCACATACCGAACCCAGTGAGGGGAATTTCATTGATAAGGAGGGGTTTGAGGGGTTACGTAAACCTTGGCATTCAGAATTGGTTGCTTGGTTACCTGGGTTCCGTGGGTGGTTACGCAATAACCTACATAATTTACTTATTCATAGGCACGAATTACGTAGCCCTCTACAGCCTAGTCACTTACATGCTTGGTGCGGTGACTGCCCTGGGTGGTGCCGTGACTAACGTCTTTGGGAGTAGGGTAGCCCATGCAATTGGCAGTAATGCAAGTGAGACGCATCACTTGATCCGTGATTACGCGGTAGCAGCCATCGCAGTGAGCGGCATATTAGCCCTCGGCGCTGCATTACTCGCGCCGTTACTGCCATTGATTGGTATTGTCCATGGTAATTATATTGACGCAATACCCTATGGTATTGCCCTGTTCGGTACTGCGGTGCTTAGTTCCGTGGTTTCCATATACACGACGTATTACTGGTTACTGGGTAGGGGTTGGAGTGCCCTCGTAATTTCCGGGATTGGCATAGTCACGAGTGTCTTATCATCATTATCCCTACTGGCCTTTGATGGTGGTATTGGTCTCTACGCCGTTATATTGTCCTCCTACCTCGGGTCTATGGTTTCCATAATCATCTACCTAGCCATTGATAGGGGACCAAGCGCTGCTCACTTGGCTGTGAATACCGCAATCTACCTATTGCTCTCGGTCGCGGTGGCTCTATCCTACATACTAATCACAAGTTCCTGGCCACTCTACCAATTGATTATTTTTCTCCTCGCGCTATTAATAACATACATTGTGAGACCAATACCTAGGTCTGTGCTTGATCAATTACCTGGTTTCATTAGGCCTCTCCTGGCTCCATTTGTGTCATAA
- a CDS encoding DUF1616 domain-containing protein, whose translation MIRWSLILILLLAVLGITAYAQQSSALMAYHYIVELSRLGVNTTVLINELNQAIYLESVGQVSNASLIINSIVTNAQSMLPGTGLHHMVYMVVEALVIVLVIALIVVLYVWRREFIGSIWLRVRGGNRVRGGGPGRSRTFLFNEEVAAVALSLVIILIVFLTAQSVVSSYTQSFSAIALLGPTGKLGDYPSTVIIGQPINLYIYVYNHMGVPTWFIVKVFITSNTSAEPPLNQTPVMVFQRVLANNGTWIEPLTFSLNSTGSYRLIGELWMYDPGNLTLTYTGNYVQLWINVTQVMPSG comes from the coding sequence GTGATCCGTTGGTCATTAATATTGATCCTGTTGCTTGCGGTATTGGGAATAACGGCGTATGCACAGCAATCAAGTGCCTTAATGGCTTACCACTACATTGTTGAGTTGAGTAGGTTGGGTGTTAACACCACGGTTCTAATTAATGAATTGAATCAAGCCATCTACCTTGAGAGCGTGGGGCAGGTGAGTAATGCCTCGTTAATCATAAATAGCATAGTCACCAATGCGCAATCAATGCTTCCTGGGACTGGTCTTCATCACATGGTTTATATGGTAGTTGAGGCCCTGGTAATCGTGCTTGTAATAGCCCTAATCGTGGTGCTTTACGTGTGGAGGCGTGAATTCATAGGCTCTATCTGGCTTAGGGTTAGGGGTGGTAATAGGGTTAGGGGCGGTGGCCCTGGTAGGAGTAGGACGTTTTTGTTTAATGAGGAGGTAGCCGCAGTGGCCTTGTCCCTTGTCATAATACTCATTGTATTCCTAACAGCCCAGTCAGTGGTGAGTAGTTATACCCAGTCCTTCTCTGCAATAGCCCTCCTCGGCCCCACTGGAAAGCTTGGTGATTACCCGAGCACAGTAATCATTGGACAACCAATTAACCTCTACATATATGTCTATAACCACATGGGTGTCCCTACCTGGTTCATTGTTAAGGTCTTCATAACAAGCAACACGAGCGCCGAACCACCACTCAACCAGACACCGGTCATGGTCTTCCAGAGGGTTTTGGCGAATAATGGGACTTGGATCGAACCACTAACGTTTAGCCTAAACTCCACTGGCTCGTATAGGTTGATTGGGGAGCTTTGGATGTACGACCCAGGTAATTTAACGCTTACGTACACGGGTAATTACGTGCAGTTGTGGATCAATGTCACGCAGGTGATGCCCAGTGGATAA
- a CDS encoding DUF1616 domain-containing protein produces the protein MDNSDVKKAIRKALGANQCSSVSELVSVVSRDLGLSQGVVAYEVMMMWKNGELELEGVPRNAVAYVFSIEGIWYWVSLVLVISSVVAVLLIASGPLIYLRYGLGALMILFMPGYALVEALYPRGDELSPLERLALSIGLSLAVVPLIGLLLNYTPWGIRFVPIVISTNIITIALLTVALVRKARAFEAGEDRCQG, from the coding sequence GTGGATAATAGTGATGTAAAGAAGGCCATCAGGAAGGCCCTAGGCGCTAACCAGTGCTCCAGTGTCAGTGAATTGGTTAGTGTTGTTTCAAGGGACTTGGGCTTATCGCAGGGCGTTGTTGCCTATGAGGTAATGATGATGTGGAAGAATGGGGAACTGGAACTGGAGGGTGTCCCGCGCAACGCTGTTGCTTATGTCTTTAGTATCGAGGGTATTTGGTACTGGGTATCCCTGGTCCTTGTTATTTCCTCCGTGGTTGCGGTATTGCTAATAGCATCGGGTCCCCTCATCTACCTTAGGTATGGCCTTGGGGCATTGATGATACTCTTCATGCCAGGCTACGCACTTGTTGAGGCTCTGTACCCAAGGGGTGATGAGTTGAGTCCGTTGGAGAGACTTGCCCTGTCCATAGGACTTAGCCTAGCCGTTGTTCCCCTAATTGGCTTACTACTTAATTACACACCATGGGGTATTAGGTTTGTGCCTATTGTGATTTCTACGAATATCATAACAATTGCCCTACTCACGGTTGCCCTGGTTAGGAAGGCCAGAGCATTCGAGGCAGGTGAGGATAGGTGCCAGGGATAA
- a CDS encoding carboxypeptidase-like regulatory domain-containing protein, with the protein MRVIYLALIGLLFIIAITYLGHMIRWQSLSIMNPLNEKLSVDVQGVTNLFIEALELNAISNYTDALSLLKALGASGAVRAMPALSQLHSYESQLTNYLSELGSIYSESLSLISMGNYSGARSLALEGLLLDSEANNELNTIANIISSVAPNSTGQVIGTIQSIRQYLVNLNNTFLGIIASNYTGTELTIAVSPNPVVIGEDVITQGVLTMVNGTPIPNATVTIYIGNNQVGYAITNAAGHYSLSFVIPQIYMNITNVTALYNPTPGSNFLPSRAVAPIIINFNSTQLIVNYTKQVTWGSAINISGYVNGPPLRQVIISINGFNVSTYAINNRFYASVGTTNMTPGNYSLMVYAPPINSYSPAYFNGTIAVSPIIINATVTASNVAIAGLSVPVTIHVTPWINNLTLTIYLGNEAMNISAPGPNFTVSLSIPASLSMGRRYIVVSVVTNPPVIGTPYAYGIFVINPIEVVIPIALAILLFLLVRSGMITITSRQEVINPRESESLNPIPLSIRARPEVKALERKIMSNVPVGKINIDSVKEIVSAMASAIYVVSKKTGIKLRSTDTLREYLSAMTGKLGDDDYTVLASLVKLTEYALYSPYVPTDNDVNTAWDLARRFTQ; encoded by the coding sequence ATGAGGGTTATTTACCTCGCATTGATTGGGCTCCTCTTCATAATTGCCATTACTTACCTAGGCCACATGATTAGGTGGCAATCATTATCGATAATGAATCCACTTAATGAGAAGTTGTCTGTTGATGTGCAGGGCGTCACAAACCTATTCATAGAGGCCCTTGAATTGAATGCAATAAGCAACTACACGGACGCGCTGAGTCTCCTTAAGGCCCTAGGTGCTTCCGGGGCAGTAAGGGCTATGCCTGCATTAAGCCAGTTACATTCCTACGAGTCACAACTCACTAATTACCTATCTGAGTTAGGTAGTATTTACTCCGAGTCCCTTAGCCTAATATCAATGGGCAACTACAGTGGTGCTAGGAGCCTCGCCCTTGAGGGTTTACTACTCGATAGTGAGGCGAATAATGAGTTAAACACCATAGCGAACATAATCAGTAGTGTTGCTCCTAACAGTACTGGGCAGGTGATTGGCACAATCCAATCAATTAGGCAGTACCTAGTCAATCTCAATAATACTTTTCTAGGCATAATAGCCAGTAATTATACAGGGACTGAGTTAACAATAGCAGTCTCACCAAACCCGGTGGTCATTGGTGAGGATGTTATTACCCAGGGAGTGCTGACTATGGTAAATGGAACGCCAATACCGAACGCCACCGTGACCATATACATAGGCAATAACCAGGTTGGTTATGCAATAACAAATGCAGCTGGTCATTACTCACTGAGCTTTGTAATACCGCAGATTTACATGAATATAACAAACGTGACCGCGCTATACAACCCAACACCAGGAAGTAACTTCCTACCCTCTAGGGCGGTGGCTCCCATAATCATTAACTTCAACTCAACGCAACTCATTGTTAATTATACTAAGCAGGTGACGTGGGGTAGCGCAATAAACATTAGTGGTTATGTGAATGGACCCCCACTTAGGCAGGTAATTATTAGTATTAATGGGTTTAATGTAAGTACGTACGCCATAAACAATAGGTTTTACGCATCGGTAGGCACAACCAACATGACACCCGGTAATTACTCACTCATGGTTTACGCACCACCCATTAATTCATACTCACCCGCCTACTTCAACGGCACCATTGCGGTATCCCCAATAATAATTAATGCAACAGTAACGGCAAGTAATGTGGCGATTGCTGGCTTGTCAGTACCAGTGACCATACATGTAACTCCCTGGATCAACAACCTAACACTTACGATATATCTCGGTAATGAGGCGATGAACATCAGTGCGCCAGGCCCTAACTTCACAGTCTCATTATCAATACCAGCATCCCTAAGCATGGGTAGGCGTTACATAGTTGTTTCAGTGGTTACAAATCCACCAGTAATAGGTACTCCCTATGCCTACGGTATCTTCGTAATAAACCCAATCGAGGTCGTAATACCCATAGCCCTCGCAATACTGCTCTTCCTACTTGTGCGTTCAGGTATGATAACAATAACCAGCAGACAGGAGGTTATTAACCCACGGGAGTCAGAATCCCTTAATCCCATCCCACTCAGTATTAGGGCTAGGCCTGAGGTTAAGGCGTTGGAGAGGAAAATAATGAGTAATGTACCGGTTGGTAAGATAAACATTGATAGTGTTAAGGAGATTGTCAGTGCAATGGCTAGTGCAATTTACGTGGTAAGCAAAAAAACTGGGATTAAATTGAGAAGTACGGATACGCTCAGGGAGTACCTAAGCGCCATGACTGGTAAGTTGGGTGATGATGATTACACGGTGCTCGCATCCCTCGTTAAACTGACGGAGTACG